The Vicinamibacterales bacterium genome contains the following window.
CTGGTGATCGTCCTCGATCGGTCGTGGAGCATGGCCGGGCCGGCGATGAACCTTTCGAAGGCCGCGGCGCAGGCGGCCGTGGACGTGATGACGGACGAACAGGCCGTCGGCATCATCACCTTCAACGAGGATTACGTCTGGGACGTCACCGTCCGCAACGTCGGGCGCAATCGTGAGAGCATCCGCCAGCGCATCGCCGCGATCGAGCCGGCGGGGCGCACGCTGATCTACCCGGCGCTGGAGCAGGCGTATCTCGCGCTGCGCGCCGCGCGGGCGCGGACCAAGCACGTCGTCCTGCTCTCGGACGGCCGCACCTATCCGGACAAGTACGAAGAGCTGGTCGGCAAGATGGTCAAGGCGAACATCACCGTCTCCGCCATCGCCGTCGGCCCGGCGGCCGACCAGGAGCTGCTGCGCAGCATCGCCGCCTGGGGCAAGGGGCAGCAGTACGCGGTGGCCGACGCGCGCGAACTGCCGCAGGTGTTCGTCAAGGAGGCGCGCGATGCGGCGAACGAGGCGTTCGACGAGCGATCCATCAAGCCGGTGATGAAGGTCCCCGGCTTCTTCGGCGTGACGCCGATCGGCGCGCTGCCGCCGCTCAAGGGCCGGACGGCGACGACGATGAAGAACGGGGCGATGGAGGTCGTCGCCACCGATGACGACGAACCGGTGCTGGCGTTCTGGCCGGCGGGGGCGGGGCGCACGGCGGTGTTCGCCTCCGACGTGAAGGATCGCTGGGGCGCCAACTGGGTCGGCTGGCGCGGCTACGGTCCGTTCTTCGCGACGCTGGTGCGTTCGCTGCAGCGGCAGACGCCGCCGCCGCTCGTGGTCGAGGTGACACCCGGACCGGTGCGGCGCGGCGCGGTCGCTCACCGCGTCGCGATCGAGGCTCGCGACCAATCGGGCGGTCTCCGGAACCTGCTGCGGCCCGAAGTCACGCTGGACGCGGATGGCCGACGGACGGCCGCGACGGTGGCGCGGCAGGTGGCGCCGGGCCGCTACGAAGCGGACGTGATCGCGCCGGCACGGCGGCTGACGGTCGGCGTGCGCGGCCTCGACGGCACGTCCGCTGCGACGCGGTTCGTGCTGCCCGATCCGATGGCGGAATACCGGTTCCGCGACGCCGACCTGGAGCGCCTGCACGCCTTCGCGGACGCGACCGGCGGCGCGTTCCGGCCGGCGGCCGAGACGCTGCGGCAGAAACCCACCGAGCACCCGGCGGTGCGGCGTCCGGTCTCGGGGGCGCTGCTGCTGCTCGCGCTGCTCTGCTGGTTCGCCGATATCCTCGCGCGGCGCGTGCGGGTGTTCGAATAGTTTTGCTCTGCGCAACGACCGCGCGCGGCACTCGCGCCGCCTGGCGCCGTCATCCGGCGATGAGCGGTTCGCAATGCGAGACGACGGCGAGACGCCGACTCGGGCCTCCGCGAGTCGCGCGGTCCGATGTATTGTCTCGTCACTATTTTTCTTCTCGCAGGGGAGATTCCATGCGCATTCGTCATGTGACCGCAGCCGGTGTCGGCACGCTGATGCTCCTCGCGGTGGTGTCCGCGCACCAGGGTGCGCAGCCTCCCGCCCACCCGCCGGCCGGCCAGCCGTCGGCGCGGCCGCCGGCAGGCGCCCAGCCGCCCGCCGGACAGCCGCCGGCCGGACGCGGCGCCGGGCAAGGGCGTGGCGAAGGGCGCGGCCGCGGCGGCGGCGGCGGCCGCGTGCCGATGGTGCCGTTCGACAACACCGACGGGTTCACGCAGATCTTCGACGGCACCACGTTGAAGGGCTGGGACGGCGACCCCACGTTCTGGAAGGTCGAGAACAACGCCATCACCGGGACCAGCACCGCCGAGAACCCCGTCCGCGAGAACACGTTCATCATCTGGCGCGGCGGCGAACCGGGCGACTTCGAATTGAAGCTCGAGTACCGCATCAACGCGTCGAACAGCGGCATCCAGTTCCGCAGCACGCATCTGCCCGCCGGCACCGTCACCGGCGAAGGGGCCAGACCGATCGAAGGCAAGTGGGTGTTGAAGGGCTACCAGGCGGACATCGACTTCAACAATCAGTTCACCGGGCAGATTTACGAGGAACGGGGACGACAGTTCCTCGCCATGCGCGGCCAGCTCGCCACCGTCACACCGGCCGGCGTCGTCCAGGCGCTCGGCTCGCTGCAGACAGGCCCGAACGATCTGCGCGGGGTCTTCAACAACAACAACTGGAACCAGGTACACCTGATCGCCAAGGGCAACCTGATCACCCAGATCGTCAACGGCAGCGTCACCTGCGTCCTGATCGACGACGATCCGAAGGGGCGGGCGATGAAGGGGCTGCTCGGATTCCAGATCCACACCGGGCCGCCGATGAAGATCGAATACCGCAACATCTGGCTGAAACAGCAGTAGCGGTTCGCGGACAGCGGCAAGCGGGAGCTCGCACACACATGAAACGACTAGTAGCCGGACTGGTGCTTTGCGCAGGCGCGACACTGTGCGCGACTGAGTTCCTTACCGAGGGGGTCGACAACGGACGGACCGGCTGGGTGAAGGACGAGAAGATCTTCACCCTGCAGAACGTCGGCAGCACGAAGCTGCTGTGGAAGCTGAAGCTCGACAGCACGCCGCGCGCGATGCACAACCTGTTCGCGCCGCTCATCGCCGAGCGCGTGCAGACGGCGAACGGCGTCAAGGAGATCGGCGTCGTCGCCGGCATCAGCGACGACCTGTTCGGCGTCGACGTCGCCACCGGACAGCAGCTCTGGCACAAGAAGTTCGACGGCGGACCGGATCCGGCGCCGCCGTCCAACAACACGCTCTGCCCCGCCGGGCAGACGGCGGTGCCGACGATGGCGCAGGTCTCGCCGGGCAAGTACACCGTGTACGCGGTGTCGTGGGACGGACGGCTGCGCCAGGTCAACGCCGCGGACGGACAGGACGCCACGCCGCCGGAGAAGTTCATGCCGGGCGGGGGCAAGCCATACGCGCTGAACCTGTACAACGGCGCGATCTACACAGCGACCGCGCAGGGCTGCGGCGGTCTCACCAACGCCTTCTACTCGTTCGACCTCGCCACGAAGAAGGCGAGCGCCTTCATTCCCGCCGGCGGCGGGCTCTGGGGGCGGCGCGGCGCCTCGATCTCGCCCGAAGGCGTGGCGTATCTCGGCACCGGCGACGCGCTGTTCGATCCCGCCAACCGCCGCCTCGGCAACGGCATCGTCGGCGTGAAGATGGACGCCAACAAGCAGCTGCAGCTCGAGGACTATTTCGGCGCGCCCAACGCGAACTGGCTGTTCCGCCGCGACCTCGACGTCAACGTCACCCCGGTCGCCTTCGATTACCGCGGCCGGAAGTTCCTGATCGGCACCAGCAAGGAGTGCCGCATGTGGCTGCTCGATCGCGAGTCGCTCGGCGGCGAGGACCATCGCACCACGCTGCACACCACGCCGCTGCTCTGCAACGACGCGCAGGCATTCGACGGCCGCGGTGTGTGGGGCTCGATCAGCGTCTGGGAGGACCGCGGCACGCTGTGGGTCATCGTGCCGTTCTGGGGGCCGGTGAGCAAGGAGTTCAAGGCGCCGATCGAACACGCGCGCGGACAGGGGGGCGGCGTCGCGGCCTACAAGCTGGAACAGCGCGCGGGCAAGTGGCAGCTCACCCCGGCCTGGCTCTCCCGCGACATGGACCTCGCCGAAGAAGCGGTCATCGCCAACGGCATCGTGTTCGCCTATGCCGCCGGCGAGGACGCGACGCAGGTGGTCCCCGACGCGGCGTGGAACGAGCCCGGAGGCGCGCGGTATGGCGGCGGACTGAGCTCGGGCCCGGCGCGCCGCGTCCCGAACTCCCGCAAGGCCGCGCTCTATGCGCTCGACGGTCAGACCGGCAAGGAGCTGTGGTCGAGCGGCACGCAGATCGAATCCTGGAACCATTTCAGCGGACTCACGGTCGCCAACGGCCGCGCCTACATCGCGACGTGGGACGGCGTGCTGTACGCCTTCGGAGTGAAACAGTAGCCGGTAACCGGTAACCGGTAACCAGTAACCAGTAACCGGTAACCGGTAACTGGCAACTGGCAACTGGCAACTGGCAACTGGCAACTGGCAACTGGTAACCGGTAACCGACAGTGAGCAACGCATGGTGAACACACACAGACTTCTCGTAGCAGGAACCGCGCTTGGAGTTGCGGTGCTCGTCGGACGACTCGGTGCGCAGGTCGGCCGCGGTTCCACCGAATGGCTGACCGCCGGCGGCGACGCGCAGCGGACCTACTGGGTCCGCACCGATCCGAAGATCTCGGTGGCATCGATGTCGAAGCCGGGGTTCGAGCTGCAGTGGACGCAGAAGCTCGACAACCGTAATCGCGGCGGCAACGGACTCCTGCACGGCGTCACGGCCAACGGCGTCACGCTCTTCGTGCCGATGTCCGTCGTCGCCGGCAGCTCGAACAACGTCTACGCGATCGACAACGACACCGGCTACGTCGTCTGGCAGCGCCGCTTCGAGGCGCCGATTCCCGCCGCGACCGCGCAGTGCCCCGGCGGCATGACGGCGGGACCGACGCGGATCGTGACGCTGGAGCCGCCGCCGATCACGCTCGCCCTCGCCGGCCTCGATGCGCCGGGCGGCGGACGCGCCGGCCAGTCGTATCGCAGCGTCATCGGCGAGCCTGGACAGGGGGTTCCGCTCGAAGGGCGCGGCGGACGCGCCGGCGGCGGCGCTCCCGCGGCTCCGGGAGCGCAGGCCGGCCTCGGCCAGGGCGCAGGTCCGCAAGGTGCGCCGCAACGCGGCGCCGGCGGTGCGCCGGGCGCTGCGCCGGCGGGTGCGCCTCCTGCGGGTGCGCCTCCTGCCGGCGCGGCTCCGGGCGGCGGCCAGGGCGGCGGCGGACGCGGCCAGGGTGGTCCCGGAATTCCCGGCGCCACGCCCGAACAGATCGGCGGCGGCGGCGGACTGGGGCGCGCCTCCGGCGTCGTCTACGCGCTGTCGAGCGACGGTGTGCTGCACGTGCTCGGCCTGCCGTCCGGCAAGGACATCCAGCGCCCGGCGGAGTTCATCCCGTCGAACGCGCAGTGGACCGACACCATCGCGGTGAACACGACGCTCTACGCCACCACCACCGGAAGCTGCGGCGGGGCGCCGAACGCGGTGTGGGGGATCGATCTGGCGAGCGAGAGCAAGCCGGTGGTCTCGTGGAAGAGCAACGGCGGCCCGATCGTCGGGCGCATCGCATTCGCCACCGACGGCACCCTGTTCGCCGCCATCGGCCCGGGGACGGCGACCGGCGACGGCAAGGTCAACGCGATCGTCGCGCTGGATCCGACAACGCTGCAGCTGAAGGACTGGTTCACCAGGGCCGGCGTCGAGTTCGCCACCGGACCGACCGTGTTCAAGCAC
Protein-coding sequences here:
- a CDS encoding VWA domain-containing protein, encoding MPAVTWTSPAALWLLLAVPIVFWLSRHARTTFNPRQRRLQSTFRAAILASIALALARPVIGTRTSRTSVVYAVDVSHSIGSPAIERAAGRIDELNASLSPSHWRIVAFGGRPHTVPSTEALRKTEDGATDRFERGGTDLERALEAARTALAPGHIPRIVLFTDGRDVAGDAREAVRRLAAAGIPLSVEPLAPRTLGDTWIDAVRVPERVTAGAMFTAAIEVASQRETTATVSVRARDGVLASRTVPLPRGRTTVPLDVQIDTPGTIAVDASVEAAGDPLRGNDSLAREVHVEARPRVLYAEGTPRGARYLTGALTASGFDVTAASPGTLPRDPAGLSGYDVVILSDIAARSIPPASMSAIETYVERDGGGLLIAGGDAVFGEEGYKDTALERVAPVTFERRDATLALVIVLDRSWSMAGPAMNLSKAAAQAAVDVMTDEQAVGIITFNEDYVWDVTVRNVGRNRESIRQRIAAIEPAGRTLIYPALEQAYLALRAARARTKHVVLLSDGRTYPDKYEELVGKMVKANITVSAIAVGPAADQELLRSIAAWGKGQQYAVADARELPQVFVKEARDAANEAFDERSIKPVMKVPGFFGVTPIGALPPLKGRTATTMKNGAMEVVATDDDEPVLAFWPAGAGRTAVFASDVKDRWGANWVGWRGYGPFFATLVRSLQRQTPPPLVVEVTPGPVRRGAVAHRVAIEARDQSGGLRNLLRPEVTLDADGRRTAATVARQVAPGRYEADVIAPARRLTVGVRGLDGTSAATRFVLPDPMAEYRFRDADLERLHAFADATGGAFRPAAETLRQKPTEHPAVRRPVSGALLLLALLCWFADILARRVRVFE
- a CDS encoding family 16 glycoside hydrolase; this translates as MRIRHVTAAGVGTLMLLAVVSAHQGAQPPAHPPAGQPSARPPAGAQPPAGQPPAGRGAGQGRGEGRGRGGGGGRVPMVPFDNTDGFTQIFDGTTLKGWDGDPTFWKVENNAITGTSTAENPVRENTFIIWRGGEPGDFELKLEYRINASNSGIQFRSTHLPAGTVTGEGARPIEGKWVLKGYQADIDFNNQFTGQIYEERGRQFLAMRGQLATVTPAGVVQALGSLQTGPNDLRGVFNNNNWNQVHLIAKGNLITQIVNGSVTCVLIDDDPKGRAMKGLLGFQIHTGPPMKIEYRNIWLKQQ
- a CDS encoding PQQ-binding-like beta-propeller repeat protein, with the protein product MKRLVAGLVLCAGATLCATEFLTEGVDNGRTGWVKDEKIFTLQNVGSTKLLWKLKLDSTPRAMHNLFAPLIAERVQTANGVKEIGVVAGISDDLFGVDVATGQQLWHKKFDGGPDPAPPSNNTLCPAGQTAVPTMAQVSPGKYTVYAVSWDGRLRQVNAADGQDATPPEKFMPGGGKPYALNLYNGAIYTATAQGCGGLTNAFYSFDLATKKASAFIPAGGGLWGRRGASISPEGVAYLGTGDALFDPANRRLGNGIVGVKMDANKQLQLEDYFGAPNANWLFRRDLDVNVTPVAFDYRGRKFLIGTSKECRMWLLDRESLGGEDHRTTLHTTPLLCNDAQAFDGRGVWGSISVWEDRGTLWVIVPFWGPVSKEFKAPIEHARGQGGGVAAYKLEQRAGKWQLTPAWLSRDMDLAEEAVIANGIVFAYAAGEDATQVVPDAAWNEPGGARYGGGLSSGPARRVPNSRKAALYALDGQTGKELWSSGTQIESWNHFSGLTVANGRAYIATWDGVLYAFGVKQ